The Oryza glaberrima chromosome 5, OglaRS2, whole genome shotgun sequence DNA segment TCTTTGGTTTAAAAGATCCTATTCTTAGGACACCTATCTCTCATTATCCGAATCTCTTTTGGTCATGTGCCCTTCTCAGGACATGCCTTCTCCTGTCACCAACTAGCACCATGGAGCTGGGCTGACATGACCAGGGGCCTAGAGCCCTAAATCTCCAACACACACATATTGTGTATTGGCTCTTCAGGACCTAGCACCACAGATGCATCATTTGCTTTCAATTGCCTTGGTTTATATTTCCATCCCCAGTCAATATATTCTGGGTCAGACAATAAGTACCTACATACCACATATTTTCCTACCATGGTTGTCTGCATGGTTTTACAGATAAATACTAGATGGAGTGGCTGGTAGTTCAGTACTTTGGTACATATAAACCTCCAAGACAAGCACAGTATCTACATGGTACAAAAACACATCATGAAGAGAGGAATGGCAGATGTCGTCAGATAGCAAGTAATTAACACACTGAAATTGTCTCCTTGGTAGTTTTAAAACACATCGATTTAACCAGTGGTCACAGATTATAGGCAAATAATAGactgaataaaaataataaattgattaaatgaagAAATACCTCCACATCAGGATTTTCAAGATCAGTAAGGATCTCATCAACCACCTCATGGCAAAGGTCGCAAGAATCTTCATGTCTTGGGAGACGAATGAATGTCACTTTGTGACAAAGACTTACTGATTCACAAAATTCTTCTGGGCTTAAAGAAGTAACTTTTgtgaagaaaagagaaacatAGTAATCCACCAATTTTGTACACTGCCATGCAGAAATGACTTTTAGTGCATTGACACAGCTAGAAGTTAAACATTATCTTAAAAGAAGATTGAAGACTTGAAGTTGAAGATTAGTGCAAAATGCCAATACCTCCAACTTAAAAGAAGGAAATTTTGAACAAGCTTGGTGAAGAGTGGCAATGATTTCAACTTGGGTCTCATTCTCATTAAGATAGAAGAGAGCTTCTGTGGCAAACTCCTCACAAATTTGGCATAGTTGTGGATCTACCTTCATTGTCAGGGATGTTTCCATATTTGAAATCTTTTCACCAACTAAAATAAAGAAGGTAGAGCATCAGAAGCTAACTAAAAGTACAGAcaaatatctatatatatatatatatgaaatttgATGATATAGGCAATCAGTCAGTCTGTCAAGAATAATCTCCCAGatatgaggaaaaaaaatattttgacgcTGTTTGCTGGATAATAACTCCCTCTGAAAAAGTAGGATAGTGAATTAATCATGCACTTTTCAGCTACTTCCACTGGAATAGAATCTTaactactatctccgtcccatattataGCTATTTCTGGAGTTTTTTTTGGAGTGATAAAGGTTGTGGTGAGAAAATGATTGtgatttggttgagatgaggaAGCTGGTGAAGAAATTAAGTGAGataattgtgattggttgagatgggGGATTAGGTAGagaagtagttatattttgggacaaaatatGAATGCTATAAGTAGCCAtaatatgggacagagggagtagtcaaTACCCAGATAATTCGGCTCGTCAACTTCAGTTCCTACTTACTGTCCTTAAACATCCAAAGGGATTGTAATATTTTGATCCAAACAAGGAACAGTAGCAATTGCTGCATGCCATTATTTTCATGAAGATTCATTCTGAATTTCTAGTTTCATATCTCCACTAACTTTAGTTAAGTAACCTCATTTCCAGAATATTACCAAAATTACATTGGAAGTTGAAGAAACTACAGTAAGCAGCATAATGCTTACAGCAGACAAATAATCAAACAGTAAAAGACCACCACATACCAGCATTATCAAAGGCCAAGCTTGTATCTCCCAAAAGCATTACAGCGATGATGAACATAAATACAACTCTTGGGCCCATTTTGCCTGTTAGATACATGGATTAAACAAAAAATGGACTAGCAATTCAACTCTTGGGCCCATATTTAGAAGCATTGGCACCGGTCGTTTCGAACCAATATACCAAACAGGCATCAATTCCTTCTTTATTATGAGTATAAGAGGCACTCATTCTGTCATGTGTAAATTTTGAACTTtgcaaccatttttttttaaaccgaACTTTGCAACCAttttaaatagaaaacaaaataaaagaggaTATGCGAAATCTCAGGCATGGTTATATGCTCAAACATCCACGTAAAGCTCTATTAATCTGGTCATGCATTGGATATGACCGACGCCCACCCCCTCTTTTTTCTTCAGAGAGTGCAAACTAAATCATAAAGGGTGTGAGCTAACACTAGTGAGAACAATCATACTTCAGCAATAGAGTAATGAAAGTGAGAACAATCATACTTCATTAATAGAGTAATTAAAATTGCATATAACATTTTGAAGAAGTAATGGTCTGCACAGATCAGCTCTTCCAACCCTTATTTGCTTTGCAGAACCTGACATGCAGACAAGATTATTCTCCCCCCCACAAACATAAGCTTCTCTATCTATTATTACTAggtggaaaaagaaaatctcaacaAATCGATTTGCACAGAATGACACAAAAAGGCAGccaagaaaattaaaaatttccacCCGGAATCGCTGGAAAACGCAAGCAAGGTAGGACTATTTAAGGAGTAGTCCAACCAGATGCCCACCAAGAGCCCCTAATCCAACTCCAACCCTAGTACAGAAGACTAGAACTACAGAGACAAGCAACTCGGCCGAGCAAAGAACCTGCTTTATTCGTACGAGGTATCTTTGGGAGGGACGGAGGTCGCCGGCAGACGGCAGCGGGAGGTCAAGGGCGGCAGTTGgggcaccgccggcggcggtggaaggagGCAAAGAAGAGCAGAGCAGAGGGACCCTGGCTCAGCCGCtcatggagaggagaggaggtggatttgcggtgagagagagaggaggaaggcgtTGACTTTTCCTGATTGGGCCTGGACTGGGccgtgtgcttttttttttttctaaactgtAGTTTCACTATGGATTATTGCTAAttcaatattttcatttttggaCTAGCTAaatttatgtttattttattttgcatcATCGAAAACAGCTTTTTTTAGAACATCAATGACCTCGAAGACATCGGCTCCAACACGCTACCAAATTCTCCACCTATGAGTAGCTATACTTTGTTAGAGTATAGGACAAACATGGTTATATAAAATAGAGCGAAAATGGTCCAAAGTATAACAAATACTCCTCCTATTTCAGTTTGATTAttttcttagttaaacttatttaagtttaactaagtttatagacaaatatgctaatattttcgctataaaacaaacatattatcaaaatacatccaatgttaaatttaatgaaactaatttggtgtcgtacatgttactaatttttttataaatttggtcaaacctaaaaaactttaactaagaaaaaatcaaatcacttataatatgaaacagagagtaTAAAGTTATCCAgtccagaataaaaaaataaattaagagtGATCAAAGTGAAACTACAATAATAAATGATGGCATAAAGTGGAATTCCACTCTTGGCAAAAAGAGCAGGCCTTTAGTAGGCTAGGGAGGAATATGGATATTGGATTGTGGGCTTTTCCACTTGTTGGGCCTTTTGTTGGAAACACCCATTTATGGAATAAGTTTACCTTctgtccctcaactttacgtcgaGTTTGTACCCTAATccccaataccagaaatctttacccctaaactatacaaaactgtGTAATTtaggtcccatggcagtatagatgtctggtttcgctgacgtgacatCATAGTcagcaaaagaaaaggtatatggggcccacatgacagtcgccctcttctttcttctcttttcttcccaagcCACGTGGTCGCCCGGAAAGGGTGGGAGAGGCAATTGGCAGGAGATGGGGAAGGGGAGAAGCAGCCGGTGTGCCGATGGCGGTGGGCCGCCGCATGGGAGCTGCTGCTGGATCCGCGTCCAGTGGCGTCTCTGCCACTCCTGAGAGTAGGAGCAGCTGGATCCGCGTGTCGGCGGCATCCACCCATTAAGCCACCTCCTCTCTCGAGGGCAGGGGAGCCGGATCCTTTCGCCCTCGTGGGCAGCTACTGCAAGCGTGGACGAGGTGATGTAGTGGCGGTAATTGGTAGTGCTAGCGGAGTAGAGGTCCTAACGCCCACCGGTGGTGGGGACGATAATAGCGGCATCTGCGTTGAGGTGGCCACTAGGGACGGGGCTGACTATACTGTCGACAAGTATGTCGAGGTCAAGGTCGGAGATGAGGTCATTGGGGTAGTTGTCCTCACCATTGTGGTCACcggggacgacgacgtcgcGACCGCTGGATCCCTCCTCTTGGCCGCTGCTTGGGACGAGGTGGTGGGCGTCATCGATGTAGTGCCCCTCCTCTTCTGCAAGTTGGTCCTCAGCGGTGTGGTCGCTGCTATCCTCCACCATGCTGCTGGTCGGAAGGGCACCAAAACCAATTGTAGCGAGAGGCCTGGTCACGCCGGTGCCGGCTGTGGAGTTTGTCCCGAGTCCCAGGCAGGCTTGCTGCCTGCCTCTCTCCCCTATGTCCCGTCggccacctccctctccctccaggttggggaagaaaagagaataaaGAAGAGGGTgctgacatgtaggtcccacattttttaatttttttctgactaggatgccacgtcagcgaaaccataCATCTACACTGCTATGGGACCTAAATTGCACGATTTTATATAGTTGatgggtgaagatttctggtattagaAATAAGGGATGCTAAACAAACTCGAggtaaagttgagggatgtcaagTGAACTTACAGCCCAATTTATCTGTGAACCTGGACGACGGGTGGTGTAACTGGTCGTGAGGCCGGCCCAATAAGGGTGGGCTTTCAGGTTTTCACTGATAAATCTCGcatgccatttttttcttttttttttctttttctattgaGTGGTATAAATGTCGCATGTCTTGAGAATGATTTGATGTTAAACATTTATAATTAACTCGTCCAGCCGCACATGCTATATATTTAAACAGTCAGTATAAGCGTAGTAATTgctaatttatatttttaaaaataaatcatgaaaATATCACAATTGAGATTCCAACCTGAGATATATTAATTTTCAACTCGGAATTTTTACATCATAGAAATGACTAATTAAGACTCCTGACCAAGTACAACTATATTTAttaattgatatttttattaattttgggTTTGGGATTTATTACATCTATAGAATACTACAACGAAGACTGCCCTTTGTATAGAAGTTAATATTTATTAACGCCAAATCTAGTAATTATTAAAtcaatcataaaaaaaactataattggGACTTTGGAACAAGTACAAATTGGTGTTTCTAATTTCCAATTTTCAAATACGTTGGATTATCGAAAAACAATAATTGGGACCCTAGCATGTTTTTCGGGGTACGTGCATGGTATCAAACaattaggccattcccaacccgatactagacatagtttccgTAAACTACATCATCaggaaactagtactagacactaatCTTTCAATGCAAACAATACTttttcatacttaaatttaatgctacttatctcacatgatgtcttggatattgtgtagaaaccatgtctcatgcaagatcTGGTTTCCTt contains these protein-coding regions:
- the LOC127775029 gene encoding uncharacterized protein LOC127775029 isoform X2, which translates into the protein MGPRVVFMFIIAVMLLGDTSLAFDNAVGEKISNMETSLTMKVDPQLCQICEEFATEALFYLNENETQVEIIATLHQACSKFPSFKLECTKLVDYYVSLFFTKVTSLSPEEFCESVSLCHKVTFIRLPRHEDSCDLCHEVVDEILTDLENPDVELKIIEVLLKGCNNAENFVQKCKKLIIQNAPIILEHIKKFLKKRDFCNSIHVCGGKIIPARAGDLGALSAA
- the LOC127775029 gene encoding uncharacterized protein LOC127775029 isoform X3, with protein sequence METSLTMKVDPQLCQICEEFATEALFYLNENETQVEIIATLHQACSKFPSFKLECTKLVDYYVSLFFTKVTSLSPEEFCESVSLCHKVTFIRLPRHEDSCDLCHEVVDEILTDLENPDVELKIIEVLLKGCNNAENFVQKCKKLIIQNAPIILEHIKKFLKKRDFCNSIHVCGGKIIPARAGDLGALSAA
- the LOC127775029 gene encoding uncharacterized protein LOC127775029 isoform X1; its protein translation is MYLTGKMGPRVVFMFIIAVMLLGDTSLAFDNAVGEKISNMETSLTMKVDPQLCQICEEFATEALFYLNENETQVEIIATLHQACSKFPSFKLECTKLVDYYVSLFFTKVTSLSPEEFCESVSLCHKVTFIRLPRHEDSCDLCHEVVDEILTDLENPDVELKIIEVLLKGCNNAENFVQKCKKLIIQNAPIILEHIKKFLKKRDFCNSIHVCGGKIIPARAGDLGALSAA